The DNA window GAATTTCACGCTTGAGGATGTGCGCGCGCATCTGGCCGAATATGCCGACATGTCGGAGGCCACGCTGCGCGGCCACCTGATCGATTTCCTGTCCGAGATCGTGCCCTTGGCCGAGGAGCTGGGCCTGCGCTTCTGCTGTCATCCCGACGATCCGCCGGTGCCGCTGCTGGGGCTGCCGCGGATCATGTCGACCGAGGCCCATTACACCGAGGTGCTGTCGGCGGTCGACAGCCCGGCCAATGGCGTCACGCTCTGCTCGGGCTCGCTCGGCGCGCGGTCCGACAATGACCTGCCCGGGATGATGGAACGGCTCGGCGACAAGGTGCATTTCCTGCATCTGCGCAATGTCAAACGCGAGACCGATGCCGTCTTCGGCTCGTTCCACGAGGCCGAGCATCTGGGCGGAAATACCGACATGGTGGCGCTGGTCGAGGCCGCGCTCCGCGAGGAGGCCCGGCGCCGGGCTGCGGGCCGGGCCGACTGGTCGATCCCGTTCCGGCCCGATCACGGCCAGGACATCCTCGACGATCTGGGGCGCGATGGCCAGCCCGGCTATCCGGCCATCGGGCGGCTGAAGGGGCTGGCCGAGCTGCGCGGCATCATCGCCGCGCTCGGTCCCCGGATCGGCTGACAGGGCGCGCGCCCGGCTTGCCAAACCGGGTCCGGCTGGGGCGGTCTTGACGCCAGGGTCGGCCCTGGCGCGGGCCTGCAAACGCGATGGCCCGAAAGCCCCGGCCCGGGAGCTGCGCCGCAGCGGGAAAAGGGACTGCTCCGGCAGGCGAGGCGAAGACGGGAATAGAAGACGGGCCGCTGCCCCGGTTCTTGGGCAGGGCCTGTCCTCCGTCCCTTAGCAGCCGGCTGAAAAGTCTCAGGCTGAGCGGCCCGGGAACTGAATACCGCGCTTTCTGGCTCTCGCATCGCCCTGAAGGATCTTGATCGCGTCGGGGATCAACTCAGTCGACGAGGATCCCGGCGTCAAATTGCTTTTTCAGCAGCCTGTTAGAGCGCGTGCGGGCAAGCCCGGGCCAGGGCGCGATGCTGTGGCACCCCCCGGGGTGGCTCGCGCCGAGGTCCCGGCCTTTCACGAGGCGGGCATGCACGGTCAGCCCCGGCGGATGTCCCGCACAGCTTCCGAGCGGCGCACACCCGCAGGGGCCGAGCCGCGGTTCCCCGATCGTCCGAAGTCCCGGGCAGGTGGCCTCGAAGGCAGGGGCGCGGATCTTGCCGGGGACGACGGTCATGGCGATGGCAGGCGGGGTTCTCTCCACCTTGAACAACTCGCCGGTCGCGACCCGCGGCCGAGCCACGGGCTGTCGCAAGCTCGCCCCCCTTGCCCCCTTGGGCACCGAAAACCGTATGCCCGGCACCGTCGTGCTCCTCCGCAGCCAGAGACGCGAGGACAGGCCGCCGCGGATCGCTCTCAAATACGCGGGCGCAGCACCGCCCTCTCTCAGCGCCGGAGCAGTGTCGCGCGGCGCGAAGGCCGCGTCCTCCGGCACCGCCCTGGCAAGAGCCCCAGCAGCACGCCCGACGACAACAGCGCGGATCCCGGCGTCGTTACGGGGCCTCCTCTCATCCGGGAGATAGGGCAGAACACGCATCCGGCCGGGCGGCCGCAACGTCTCGCAATATGCTTGGATACGCTCGGCCGGGATCTGCCCGGGGAACTACGACGGCGAGTTCGGAAGGCCGGGCGCCGACCGCATCGCCCTGTCCGACACCACCGCCCGGGCACCGGATGGCAGAAGCCCTGCAGCGCCGGTCCGGGCATCGCGCCACGCGCCCCCGGTCGCCGCCCGGAGTGCCAAACGAGACGACACCCTGTCGCTTGGCCTGGGGGCCGACACCTGAAAAGCGCTCGTATCGAACGCGTCTTGCGAGGCGATTGCGCTGCTATTGCGCTGTGACTGCGGTTTGGACCCGGTCTCCGGGTCGGAAAGGTTTCGGCGCGGCGTCTTGTCTTTCCTCCCTGCCGAACCCGGCGCCGGGCCGTCGTGGGACGAGAGGCGCATCCTGCCTCTCCGGGGGGCTGCGACCGAAAGGCAGTGCGCGAAGGGAGAGCCGTTCTGGCCACGGTCGGATATGTCCGCCTGCAGGAAGGACGAGCGGTCTCGCCCGGGGACTTCCATGCGGATGAAGATGGGTTTTCATGATACCAATCGGATAGATCTCGTTTCTTCCGGGCATGGCAGGCTGTCCCGTATCAGGCGGGCCTGCGAAAATGCCGACCGGTCGCGCCGTTTCGGATCGGTGGATACAGCCAGGTCGCCGCCGGGCCGTGGTTCAGCGGTCGAGAATGGCGGCCTCGGCCGCGGCCAGAAGATCGGCGCTCGAGATCGGCTTGCCGAGGATGGCGGCGAATTCGTCTCTGCTATGGCCCTCGCCATGTCCGCGCCAGTCGGTATGGGCGGTCATCAGCAAAACCGGAAGATCCGGGACATGCGCATGCACTTCCTGTGCCAGCTGCGCGCCACTCATCGCGGGCATCGCGTAATCCGTGACCAGCAGGTCCCAGTGCCGGGGATCTTCGCAGACCGCCTCCAGCGCGTCCTCGGCCATGGTACAGGTCGCGACCTCGGCCCCCGCAGTCTCGAGAATGCCCGAGATCACCCGCAAGACGTCGGGATTGTCGTCGATCACCAGGACCATATGGCCGTCGAGCCGTCCGCTCAGTTGTCGGGGCCGGGGCGCGCGCGGCGCTGTCAGGGGGGCGTCCCGGTACGATTCGAGCGGCCAGAACACCGAAAAACACGCGCCCGGGCCGCGGCCGTCGGCCAGGGAGATGGCACCGCCATTCTTGCCGACAATGCTGGGAACGATGGCCAGTCCGAGTCCGCAATCGACCGTGCTCCGGCTGAAGATGCATTTGGCGAAGACGCTATTGCGGGCGGCGGCGTCAAGGCCGGGGCCGTCATTCTCGACCTCGAGCAGGCAATAGGCGCGGGCCGGATCGAGGCTGCCGAAGGCGAGCGGGCGTTTCAGCTCTGCGGCGGTGGCGATGCAAAGCCCGATCCGGATCCGGCCGCGCCCGTCCGGATGCTGTTCGGACAGGATCGAGTCGCGGGCGCCGATCAGCAGGTTCAGCGCGACTTGCATGATGTCGGTCTGGACCGCGTCGACCATCACCGGCTGGACCGGCAGGTCGAGTTGAAGCTCGACCGCGCCGCTGCCATCGGCCAGCAGCAGATCGGCCGCCGCGCGCACCGGCACGCGTATGTCGAGCCGTTCACGCAGCGGCGGGCGCATGCCGAAATCGGCAAGCCGCCTGAGCAATCCGCTGGCCTGCCCGACCGCGAGCTGGATGCGCCGGACATTGGCTTCGACGATGCCGCTGTCGGCGATCAGGCTGGCCGAGCCCGAGATCGCGGCCAGAAGGTTGTTGAAGTCATGGGCGAGCCCGATCGAGAGATGTCCGATCAACTCGCGCTGGCGCGCCACCTGCAGATCGTCGCGAAGCCGCGCAAGCTCGCGGTTGGCGCGGACCCGTTCGGAGAGATCGCGCGCGATGCAGAGGATGCCGCCCGCATGGCGCCGGGTCAGCGAAAGCTCGTGCAGCGCACGGCTGCCATCGGGACACCGGTGCCAGACCTCGCCGCTCCAGTGGCCCTGGGCCTCGAGCGCGGGCAGCACCGTTGCGTTCATCCGCTCGGGCGCCTCGCCGCTGTAAAGCTCGATCCAGCTCCGCTCGTCGCGTCCATCGGTGGCGTCGAGCCAGAACATGTCGCGATGGGCGGGGTTCATGTAGAGGAAGCCTCCGTCCGGCCCGGCGATGGCGATGCCGTCGCGCGAGCCGTCCATGGCCGCCAGCCAGTCGGCCTGGGCGCGTTGTGCGAGCTGCTTGAGTTCGGTGATGTCGCTGCACAGCTCGATATGGCCACCATCGGGGGTGCGGCGCTCGATCACCCGCAGCCAGCGCCCGTCGGCCAGCTGCTGTTCGCTTTCGTCATAGGGGCGGCGGTGGCGGGACAACCGTTCGGCCAGCATTGCCTCGCCGCTCTGTAGGGCGATCGGGAATTCGCCATGCGCGAGCCCGTAACGCAGGATGGCCTCGAAGGTCTGGCCGACCTCGATCGCGGGCGCGCTGCGCGGGTAATCCTGCCGGTAGCGCTCGTTGAACAGGATCAGCCGATCCTCGCTGTCGAAGAAGGCGAAGGCGTCGGGCAAGGTCTCGATGGCCTGCACCACGCGCTCTTCGGCCTCGCGTGCCTTTTGCGCGATCAGCGCCAGGCGGTCCTTGTCGCGGTGGCGTTCGGTGATGTCGGACAGGAGCCACATCCAGCCCTCGAGACCGCCGGTGGCGTCGCAGAGCGGCATCACCGCGATATCGAACCAGACCCTGTTGCCGCCCTGGTCGAGAAACCCCGTTTCGCCCGCGAACCCGCCTTCTGAAGACAGCCGCTCGCAGATCCGCCCGAGGCCCGCGGCATCGGCCCAGAGGGCCTCGAAGGCCTGCTGCGGCGAAAGCCCGAGCAGCCCGGCCGCAGGCTGTCCGACGCGGTCCTCGGTCGCGCGGTTGGCCCAGGTCAGTCGGTGCGACCTGTCGGTCAGGAACACCTCCCTGCTCATGTGCTCGACGATCCGGCCGAGCCGGTTGCGTTCGCGGCGCTGTGTGCTTTCGGCGGTCACGTCCCTGATGACCAGTACATAGCCGTAGCGGGCAGGCTCGGGGGAAGGCGCATGGACCATGGCCGAGAGGCTGTAGATTTCCGGTTCGGCGGCCGGGGCCGGGCGGTGAACCATTTCCGGCAGGACCGCGAAGCCCGCGGCCTCGGCACGGTCGAGCAGCGCGTGGATCGCCTCGGCGGTGGCCGGGGCCAGGCATTCCTCGGGCCGGAAGCTGATCAGGCCGTCGATGCGGTCACGGGCCGAACCGCGGCTATGCGAATGGATATGGGTGTAGCGCCGGTCTGCATCGAGCTCGATCACGGTGTCGGGCAGAAGCTCGAATACCGCCCGCATCCGGTTGCGCTCGGCTTCGAGCAGGCTGCGTTCCGCCTCGGCCAGGCGGCGGGTTTCCTGCTGGTGCAGCAGCCCGGCCGCGCCGGTCAGGCAGGAAAGCGTGGCGATGTCGCGGCGGTCGAAGGGCCGCTGCCCGGTTGCGCGGTCGATGCAGAGCACCCCTCCAAGCTCTGTGCCGTCGCGGAAGGGCAGCATCAGCCTGGCCCCGATCCCGAGCCGCCCCAGGGCCGTCTGCTTCCCGAGTGCGATGGGTTGCATCGCCGCGAAGTCCGCGATCCGCCGGGCGAGAATGGACGCGGTCTCCGCGTCGGTGTCTGTCGGGATCTGCGCTGCGCCGGGCGGCCTGTCGGGCGAAGACCAGACCAGGACCGGGCGGAATGTGCCGTCGCAGTGCTGCCAGAGCACGCAGCGCGCGGCGTCGAACTGGCGGCCGATCGCTGCGACGATGCCGGCCGTGGCGCTTTCGCCGCTTTCGGTTGCGGCCCGCTCCGCGCCGTCGGGCGGGCGGCCGGTCTTCTGACCGGGCGCGCGGCCCTCTCTGGCCGGGGCGGGCGCCGTGTCGGTAGGCATGTCCGGGCGCACGCCGGGTCTGGCCCGGGGCAGGGTCCCGCGTGCATCGGGGTGGGCGGGCAGGGTGTGGGCCAGGGCCCGGGCGGTGTGCTCGAGAAACGGGATCTGTGCGTCGGTGAAGAGGCCCGGTCGAGGGTCGATGCCAAGCAGCGCGATGTCGCGGGATCCCGACGGGCAGGGCCGGACCAGCACCAGGCTGGAGATGTCGGGCAGGAGGGGGGCGGTCCCGGTCGATCCGCTGCTCTGTTGCAGGTCGTCCTGTCGCCATGGGCCGAGCAGGCCCCATTCGGCGGGAAAGCTTCGGCCTTCAAGGCCGGTCGGGGTGGAGGCCGTCACCCGTAATCGGCCACCGGCGGCTGGATCGGGGCAAAGCAATGCCACCCGATCACAGCCGAGAACCGCCGCGATGCCTTCAAGGAACGCGCGCTCGGGCGCGGTGTCCGGGCAGGTCCGGGGCTGATCTTCGGATGTCGGTTCCATTGCGTGCCGTGGCAAACGGTCGACCCTTTCCCACGGCGCGACGGCCTTTGTTGCGGGGCGGGGTCCATATGGGCATGACTGTGCGGATGCACCGGGTGAGGTAGACGCGAACGGTGCGAATCTGCTCATCGGGAAAACTTAGACCCGCCCCAGCGGGCCGCGCAAGATACCTGTCGGGTAAGGTGGCCGGACATAGGAGAGGGGGGGCGGAACCCTGCCTGCCCGTCTGGGACCACGGCAGGCCCGTCAGTGCCTGTGTGTCGAGCCTCACCACCTGATGCGACAGAGGGCGGCGGGCTCGCCCGGGGCAGAGGATTTGCGGCGCATGCCTCTTGAGCAGGCTGACATGATGCCCGGCCTCTGCCGCCCCATCATGGCCCGGCGCGGTGCCCTGACCGGACAGAGGCGCGAGTGCATGCATTCGTCACGGGGCGCGCCAACACCAGGCACGGCCATCCGGGCCGCGATACCGACCGACCGCAAGCTTCGTTCATGCAGTTGCATTGAGAGCCGGGTCTGAACAGGCTGACCGAAAATAACCGGAATGGCGGCCTGTCCGTCAGGGGGCCAATTCAGAGACGCCTTCTTTTCGCCGGGGCATGCCGGTCTCGGCGGAATGCGACGAGAGGTGCGAAATTCCGTCCTTCGCACCCTTTCAGAAAAGTTCTAAATTGAAATCGCTCAGATGCCCCAACTGAAACCCGGACGGGGGCGAACGTGCTGGCCGCAAGGTGCAGTCGGGACGTTCGGGCGTGCGCCTATCCATTTGCGCGGAGCAAAAGGATATATTCTGATCGCTGGATTAATCGAAAGGGTAATGCAGGATACCTCGGCGCCCTCCGGCCCGCCGGTCGGGGGCGTGACCGGACAGGAGGCTGCCCTTAAGGTGAGGGCATACTGATCCGGACAGGCCGAT is part of the Rhodovulum sp. MB263 genome and encodes:
- the uxuA gene encoding mannonate dehydratase, whose translation is MRQTWRWFGPSDLVSIDDVRQAGAEGIVSALHHVPTGAVWTPEEIARRKAQIGSMADGSASGLSWDVVESLPVSEDIKKQQGDWRAHLDAYRESMRSLAAAGIEVICYNFMPVLDWTRTDLAWKLPSGATCMRFDLTDFVAFDLFILARPGAADAYDDDLREAARARFAGMSEATQDALARNVVFGLPGAAENFTLEDVRAHLAEYADMSEATLRGHLIDFLSEIVPLAEELGLRFCCHPDDPPVPLLGLPRIMSTEAHYTEVLSAVDSPANGVTLCSGSLGARSDNDLPGMMERLGDKVHFLHLRNVKRETDAVFGSFHEAEHLGGNTDMVALVEAALREEARRRAAGRADWSIPFRPDHGQDILDDLGRDGQPGYPAIGRLKGLAELRGIIAALGPRIG
- a CDS encoding PAS domain-containing protein, which translates into the protein MEPTSEDQPRTCPDTAPERAFLEGIAAVLGCDRVALLCPDPAAGGRLRVTASTPTGLEGRSFPAEWGLLGPWRQDDLQQSSGSTGTAPLLPDISSLVLVRPCPSGSRDIALLGIDPRPGLFTDAQIPFLEHTARALAHTLPAHPDARGTLPRARPGVRPDMPTDTAPAPAREGRAPGQKTGRPPDGAERAATESGESATAGIVAAIGRQFDAARCVLWQHCDGTFRPVLVWSSPDRPPGAAQIPTDTDAETASILARRIADFAAMQPIALGKQTALGRLGIGARLMLPFRDGTELGGVLCIDRATGQRPFDRRDIATLSCLTGAAGLLHQQETRRLAEAERSLLEAERNRMRAVFELLPDTVIELDADRRYTHIHSHSRGSARDRIDGLISFRPEECLAPATAEAIHALLDRAEAAGFAVLPEMVHRPAPAAEPEIYSLSAMVHAPSPEPARYGYVLVIRDVTAESTQRRERNRLGRIVEHMSREVFLTDRSHRLTWANRATEDRVGQPAAGLLGLSPQQAFEALWADAAGLGRICERLSSEGGFAGETGFLDQGGNRVWFDIAVMPLCDATGGLEGWMWLLSDITERHRDKDRLALIAQKAREAEERVVQAIETLPDAFAFFDSEDRLILFNERYRQDYPRSAPAIEVGQTFEAILRYGLAHGEFPIALQSGEAMLAERLSRHRRPYDESEQQLADGRWLRVIERRTPDGGHIELCSDITELKQLAQRAQADWLAAMDGSRDGIAIAGPDGGFLYMNPAHRDMFWLDATDGRDERSWIELYSGEAPERMNATVLPALEAQGHWSGEVWHRCPDGSRALHELSLTRRHAGGILCIARDLSERVRANRELARLRDDLQVARQRELIGHLSIGLAHDFNNLLAAISGSASLIADSGIVEANVRRIQLAVGQASGLLRRLADFGMRPPLRERLDIRVPVRAAADLLLADGSGAVELQLDLPVQPVMVDAVQTDIMQVALNLLIGARDSILSEQHPDGRGRIRIGLCIATAAELKRPLAFGSLDPARAYCLLEVENDGPGLDAAARNSVFAKCIFSRSTVDCGLGLAIVPSIVGKNGGAISLADGRGPGACFSVFWPLESYRDAPLTAPRAPRPRQLSGRLDGHMVLVIDDNPDVLRVISGILETAGAEVATCTMAEDALEAVCEDPRHWDLLVTDYAMPAMSGAQLAQEVHAHVPDLPVLLMTAHTDWRGHGEGHSRDEFAAILGKPISSADLLAAAEAAILDR